From Penicillium psychrofluorescens genome assembly, chromosome: 6, one genomic window encodes:
- a CDS encoding uncharacterized protein (ID:PFLUO_008546-T1.cds;~source:funannotate) has protein sequence MPPRRAHTKSRKGCDQCKSRRVKCDERGPPCANCTAREIDCTYLRAPIQRAGSHPAHHVPPSPSAHPVTTPQPPVSRPSVSLSATSSVRDLELMHKFSTETFESLCTTDNEDRVWKIDVPRQALQYDFLMNGILALAALHIASTTASPGSLAYIDTALEYHNLTFAPFRAAVTDITPLNCEAVLAQAVITIVIGIALSQLTADRNESQGMTENIVVVFELLQGVKNIFSIGKPWIKLNFFTRATGNWPGDPIELESDAQTAFERLAALNDETLENTDTEQHQINKTVIDSLRYSFSMFNDTASPAHVLAWLAAVNKDFLDNVRRRQPLSLLILMHWGVLLGELDGQRWWARNSGRALVSELLKVVSPRNSQWQDALAWPQLKMGL, from the exons ATGCCTCCTCGCCGTGCTCATACCAAGTCCCGCAAGGGCTGTGACCAGTGCAAAAGCCGCCGCGTGAAG TGTGACGAACGAGGACCCCCCTGTGCTAATTGTACTGCTCGCGAGATTGATTGCACCTACCTGAGAGCTCCTATACAGCGCGCTGGATCTCATCCTGCTCATCATGTCCCCCCTTCGCCCAGCGCCCATCCTGTCACCACCCCGCAGCCCCCCGTGAGCCGTCCGTCGGTCTCGCTGTCTGCCACATCCAGCGTCCGGGACCTGGAGTTGATGCACAAGTTCTCCACAGAGACGTTTGAGAGTCTCTGCACGACCGACAATGAAGATCGCGTCTGGAAAATTGACGTCCCCCGCCAGGCGCTCCAATATGACTTTTTGATGAACggcatcctggccctcgCCGCGCTGCACATCGCTTCGACGACCGCATCCCCGGGATCTCTGGCCTACATCGATACAGCTCTCGAGTACCATAATCTCACTTTCGCACCATTCCGGGCCGCCGTCACCGATATCACGCCGCTGAACTGTGAGGCTGTGCTCGCGCAGGCAGTCATCACTATCGTCATCGGCATCGCCTTGTCGCAACTCACTGCCGATCGTAATGAGAGTCAGGGCATGACCGAGAATATTGTCGTGGTCTTCGAGCTTCTGCAAGGCGTGAAGAACATTTTCAGCATTGGAAAACCATGGATTAAATTGAACTTTTTCACGCGCGCCACGGGTAATTGGCCAGGCGACCCAATCGAGCTAGAGAGCGATGCACAGACAGCCTTTGAGAGACTGGCAGCTTTGAACGATGAGACCCTCGAGAACACCGACACCGAACAACATCAGATCAACAAAACAGTCATCGACTCGCTCCGCTACTCTTTTTCCATGTTCAACGATACCGCAAGCCCTGCGCATGTCCTCGCCTGGCTTGCTGCAGTCAATAAGGACTTTTTAGACAACGTCCGGAGGCGCCAACCCCTGTCCCTGCTCATTCTCATGCATTGGGGAGTGCTGCTGGGTGAACTGGATGGGCAACGGTGGTGGGCCCGGAATTCGGGGCGCGCGTTAGTTTCCGAGCTGCTGAAGGTCGTGAGCCCCAGAAATTCGCAGTGGCAGGATGCATTGGCATGGCCACAGCTGAAGATGGGACTGTGA
- a CDS encoding uncharacterized protein (ID:PFLUO_008545-T1.cds;~source:funannotate) produces the protein MSLFPAPASSRTDEVLQRGYARIFESHTVFLTGCTGSLGGCLLYKLALRLPTRKIFALIRDKPQTAIDKWRKFMPDQTEAILASKKVEFVIGDIKALNFGLEPAVLEQLQSQVTLVIHTAAKIALEAHLRDSFENNCLPSLELARISSKFRKLKLLIQLSTAYVNSFLPDGPVLERPYTLADEDPEDELASILTHDTSPHAGQFASSYGLAKYMMERLLVKRYPQLPVLLVRPTIFAPALREPYPMYGPEDSTPLTKFGRFIIADRGGTQVWHSTAGYKTGVNVIDEIPVDFVANACLLHAAARTTGIVQVGSELYEPQTFDQFIELVISNAPPDIRRELPTFVFTEDQSAPQCFVAELVAVASRNWLFDCGRSYWLKQVGGPLSLRSCTHQAESMNVARIRHIYDTIAEKEKARL, from the coding sequence ATGTCGTTGTTCCCGGCCCCAGCTTCGTCTCGCACAGACGAGGTCCTGCAAAGAGGATATGCAAGAATCTTCGAGTCTCACACCGTCTTCCTGACAGGATGCACAGGGTCGCTGGGAGGGTGTCTCTTATACAAGCTCGCGCTCCGACTTCCAACGCGCAAAATATTTGCATTGATCCGGGACAAGCCCCAAACGGCAATTGACAAATGGCGGAAATTCATGCCGGACCAAACAGAGGCGATTCTAGCCTCGAAGAAAGTCGAGTTCGTGATCGGCGACATCAAAGCTCTCAATTTCGGCCTCGAGCCCGCTGTCCTCGAGCAACTCCAAAGCCAAGTGACCCTCGTCATTCACACGGCGGCCAAGATCGCCCTCGAAGCACATCTTCGGGACTCCTTTGAGAACAATTGTCTTCCATCGCTGGAGCTCgcgcggatctcgtcgaagTTCCGGAAACTGAAACTACTCATTCAGCTTTCCACTGCGTACGTGAACAGCTTTCTTCCCGATGGTCCCGTGCTGGAACGACCGTATACACTGGCAGACGAGGATCCGGAGGATGAGCTGGCATCCATCCTGACGCATGATACTTCACCGCACGCCGGGCAGTTCGCCTCCTCGTACGGCCTGGCCAAGTACATGATGGAACGACTGCTCGTGAAAAGATATCCGCAGCTGCCGGTCCTGCTTGTGCGGCCAACAATCTTCGCTCCTGCGCTGCGAGAGCCGTATCCCATGTATGGGCCTGAAGACTCGACGCCACTGACCAAGTTTGGACGGTTCATAATCGCGGACCGGGGAGGTACACAAGTTTGGCACTCGACCGCTGGCTACAAGACTGGGGTTAACGTTATCGACGAGATACCCGTCGACTTCGTCGCCAATGCATGCTTGCTGCACGCGGCTGCGCGCACGACGGGAATCGTCCAAGTCGGCTCCGAGTTATATGAGCCGCAGACTTTCGACCAATTTATCGAGCTTGTCATCTCTAATGCGCCACCTGATATTCGAAGGGAGCTGCCGACGTTTGTCTTCACGGAAGACCAGAGCGCACCACAGTGCTTCGTGGCCGAGCTGGTGGCGGTCGCCTCGCGCAATTGGTTATTCGACTGTGGTCGGTCATATTGGCTGAAGCAGGTTGGGGGGCCATTGAGTCTACGGTCGTGCACGCACCAGGCAGAAAGCATGAATGTAGCACGGATCCGTCATATCTATGACACTAttgcggagaaggagaaggcccGTCTTTGA
- a CDS encoding uncharacterized protein (ID:PFLUO_008544-T1.cds;~source:funannotate), which yields MCLNFAFMLVQLAYGILTGSLGLLSDSIHMFFDCLALVVGLCAAVMSKWPPNARFPYGYGKVDTLSGFANGIFLMIISLEIIYEAVERLSTGSQMHRISELLAVSIAGLAVNLVGIFSFEHGHAHHGHDHGHDHSHGNENMHGIFLHILADTLGSVAVVISTVLVHYSGWSGYDPLASCFIAILIFASAVPLVSSTAQTLLLTLPADTEYNVRETLAGVSTLRGVVGYTVPKFWLDDTATVSSDHSHDHGHGSCDHSHSHSQTHDHGHLHHHDHSHGGHDHDHDHAHEHEHRSQKVLGVIHVIASRGADLEDVRQRTVTFLQEKNMDIVVQVERDGDGRCWCGGGNKGI from the exons atgtG TTTAAACTTTGCTTTTATGCTTGTACAATTGGCGTACGGCATCCTAACCGGATCTCTGGGGTTGCTGAGTGACAGTATCCATATGTTCTTTGATTGTTTGGCGCTTGTCGTTGGACTCTGCGCCGCCGTGATGAGCAAATGGCCGCCCAATGCGCGATTTCCCTACGGATATGGCAAGGTCGATACTCTGTCTGGGTTTGCCAATGGCATTTTCCTTAT GATCATCAGCCTGGAGATTATTTACGAGGCAGTGGAGCGGCTGTCGACGGGTAGCCAAATGCATCGCATCAGTGAACTCTTGGCTGTCAGTATTGCAGGGCTGGCTGTGAACCTGGTTGGTATCTTCAGTTTCGAGCATGGACATGCTCACCATGGACATGACCATGGCCACGATCACTCGCATGGCAACGAAAACATGCATGGAATTTTCCTGCATATTCTAGCAGACACTCTTGGTTCCGTAGCTGTGGTGATTTCGACCGTTCTTGTGCACTACTCCGGCTGGTCCGGGTATGATCCGTTGGCGTCATGCTTCATTGCGATATTGATATTTGCCTCGGCTGTGCCTTTGGTCAGCAGTACAGCTCAAACCTTACTGCTTACGCTGCCGGCGGATACCGAGTACAATGTTCGTGAAACCCTGGCTGGGGTCAGCACCCTGCGCGGAGTTGTCGGCTATACCGTGCCGAAGTTCTGGCTCGATGATACTGCCACGGTGTCGTCCGACCACAGTCACGATCACGGTCATGGAAGCTGTGACCATTCACACTCGCATTCCCAAACTCATGATCATGGCCACCTTCATCACCATGATCATAGTCATGGTGGACACGATCACGATCATGATCATGCACACGAACACGAACACAGGAGCCAAAAAGTGCTTGGTGTGATCCATGTCATTGCTTCCCGCGGTGCggatctggaagatgtaCGCCAACGGACGGTCACTTTTCTTCAAGAAAAAAATATGGACATCGTGGTACAAGTGGAGCGCGACGGAGATGGACGCTGCTGGTGCGGTGGAGGCAACAAAGGCATTTGA